A genomic window from Salvia splendens isolate huo1 chromosome 11, SspV2, whole genome shotgun sequence includes:
- the LOC121755274 gene encoding protein ESSENTIAL FOR POTEXVIRUS ACCUMULATION 1-like isoform X1, with the protein MKLRMQSIKRVFRHLSLPPRSSMADKTQFDSRPNLITKDLHGADNSIPLSPQWLFPKPGENKAGVVTGENHLSPLQGQANSRDNSKLPGAVEGLNDDQNKKDVFRPSIRDTESGRRERWRDEERDTNSSVRKDQWREGERELPGNRRVERWADSPGKQYGEVRRTPVERWADPANKEGHDQRRESKWNTRWGPDDKEVDAVREKWGGSSKESDIILDKGSSQPRAHAKEERDGDHFRPWRPNTSYSRGRADPHHQASPPNKQVPVFSHGRGRGENHAPTFSIGRGKINSMGSSVSHLAGNHGPVLEKDDSVNCEPHALKYSREKLIDIYRSVDLRSCAKFLEGLIHVPSLTQEEYVEPMAFCSPTPEELVILKGIEKEEIVSSGAPQISKDGSAGRATTDFMHSRRNRIGSRDDLAASHDDSEGLSDERQVYSLSNAKVEAMQDYQTSDHKLNAEALKENRSILGFRESSALGHDGSWRSSSFNSALENSSMDTHNTRKGPQFQMGDHPMTRRQTSAVLDREIEARKLSQIPPEDLVLIYKDPQGEIQGPFSGSDIITWFEAGYFGIELLVRLASAPADSPFASLGDVMPHLRAKARPPPGFNSPKPNEIQDTSGRFNYVNMGNLHPILNEAETSKADSRYKPGSATEAENRFLESLMGGSMNPAALESFALSEAMQGYSGNNSNKLPSVGANNGDDPYILAKKMMLERQRSLPSPYQFWPGRDAAAIAAKTDLVADASLARQNLLSSIADNALAQNISQNVDLLSSRQGIAERPSSNVNNGMGGWLNFPVQGGLDPLQNKLDIHHSQNFPPQSAVSLQQRLQMQNPSMSNLLPKSMDNPSNLLTPENLLVSGLSQDPQLLSLLQQQYMLQLQSQVPVPPQQSILDKLLLLKQQQKQEEQQQLLHQQQLISQLLSEQNSNQRLGDPSFQHLQAEALAAGINSVDHAPFRQHELFKMGLQLQTSNPQHENVVLPVTPPSISQDFSPNVVPETSTHAPHSTFSNNVEQRNWNAILPHQIVDKQQDISSIQTGGMEEIGVSEVTNNKPLERTSYDDETVRSTTSDVALIPTAVVCLSETLKQEFPAANNHEDVNASNESSARTLAYAQDLGEKVTSESLPVKEMKIPEAEEAKKPVEKKSKKQKALKVSTELVKGVSKPQQPKPESGRSNMLQEKPETMSVHLDALEAPVPIKESKTADDVDLPGNQSLSSWNATGDGVVVESKGQTEQPVSASDHTHTGQRAWKPAPGFKPKSLLEIQQEEQRRRAQEEVAVSDISTSLTSVAISPPWAGVVLSSDNKAPNITHQDTSAEFKSENSSIQKNKKNQAEDLFWDVAAKSVEREMEVSESATWGVSSKTASSQNKAVDDDDFIEAKDTKKSRKKASKGKNAAAKVAPATSVDVAVGSSSNDKGKITRQMQQEKEAFTAVPSGPSFGDFVMWKEESASPSPGPAWSTDSGKSHKPTSLRDILKEQQRSLPSVPAIPVPVPQKSATNQTARGSVSSWSVPGSPPSKAPSPRQVSSQTKNKVEDDLFWGPLDQVKPEAKQSGYPQLGTQGSWGSKTPPVKGNAGGPLNREKSIGGRPAEYSLSSTASFTRSSMKGKKNASNKNSEAMDFKEWCESECARLVGSKDTSFLEFCFKQSREEAKTLLIENLGSFDPDHEFIDKFLNYKDFLPADVLEVAFKSQNNDKAYSSTMRDVNTNFVDGLGSAKGGVAASDGDVKGGGKKKGKKGKKVSPSVLGFNVVSNRIMMGEIQSIED; encoded by the exons ATGAAATTGAGAATG CAGTCAATCAAAAGGGTTTTTCGGCATCTCTCTCTCCCACCTCGATCATCAATGGCTGACAAGACTCAGTTTGATTCTCGTCCTAATCTGATCACCAAAG ATCTTCATGGAGCTGACAATTCCATTCCCCTATCGCCACAATGGCTTTTTCCAAAACCAGGGGAGAACAAAGCTGGAGTGGTTACCGGG GAAAACCATCTTAGTCCACTTCAAGGACAGGCCAATTCTCGAGATAATTCAAAACTACCTGGAGCAGTTGAAGGCTTGAATGATGACCAGAACAAGAAAGATGTTTTCCGTCCATCCATAAGAGATACGGAATCTGGTAGGCGTGAACGTTGGCGTGATGAAGAAAGGGATACCAATTCCTCTGTCCGCAAAGATCAATGGAGAGAAGGGGAAAGAGAGCTTCCTGGTAACCGACGAGTGGAACGGTGGGCTGATTCTCCTGGAAAACAATATGGTGAAGTACGCCGTACCCCAGTAGAGCGATGGGCTGATCCAGCAAATAAAGAGGGTCACGATCAACGCCGAGAGAGCAAATGGAATACTCGTTGGGGGCCTGATGACAAAGAGGTTGACGCAGTGCGTGAAAAGTGGGGGGGTTCTAGTAAAGAGAGTGATATAATTCTTGACAAAGGGTCTTCTCAACCTCGTGCTCATGCAAAGGAAGAGAGGGATGGGGATCATTTTCGACCATGGAGACCAAACACATCCTACAGCCGAGGTAGAGCAGATCCTCACCACCAAGCTTCACCCCCAAACAAACAAGTTCCTGTCTTTTCACATGGAAGGGGACGTGGAGAAAATCATGCACCAACCTTTTCTATTGGCAGAGGAAAGATTAACTCTATGGGGAGCTCTGTCTCTCACTTAGCCGGTAATCATGGACCTGTCTTAGAAAAGGATGATAGTGTTAACTGTGAGCCCCATGCTCTAAAATATAGCAGGGAGAAGTTGATTGATATCTACAGGTCAGTTGATTTGAGATCCTGCGCAAAGTTTTTGGAGGGTCTTATTCATGTACCTTCTCTAACTCAAGAAGAATATGTGGAACCCATGGCCTTTTGTTCCCCAACACCTGAAGAATTG GTTATCCTCAAGGGGATTGAGAAAGAAGAAATTGTTAGCAGTGGTGCACCTCAAATCAGTAAAGATGGATCTGCCGGCCGAGCAACTACTGACTTTATGCATTCTAGAAGAAACAGGATCG GTAGTAGAGATGATCTTGCAGCTTCTCATGATGATTCAGAAGGTTTGTCTGATGAAAGGCAGGTATATTCCCTGTCTAATGCGAAAGTGGAGGCCATGCAGGACTATCAGACTTCTGATCACAAACTGAATGCTGAAG CTTTGAAAGAAAATAGGAGCATTCTTGGCTTCAGAGAGTCTAGTGCCCTGGGACATGATGGTTCATGGAGATCTTCATCTTTTAACAGTGCTTTGGAGAACAGTTCAATGGATACCCATAACACTAGAAAGGGACCTCAGTTCCAGATGGGTGATCATCCTATGACGAGAAGACAAACATCAGCAGTGTTGGACAGGGAGATTGAGGCACGCAAACTTTCCCAGATTCCACCTGAAGACTTAGTACTCATCTATAAAGATCCGCAGGGCGAGATTCAAGGTCCATTTTCTGGAAGTGATATCATTACATGGTTTGAGGCTGGGTATTTTGGCATAGAATTGCTAGTTCGCTTAGCCAGTGCACCGGCTGATAGTCCATTCGCTTCACTTGGAGATGTGATGCCACACTTGCGTGCTAAAGCACGTCCACCTCCTGGATTCAATTCTCCTAAGCCCAATGAAATACAAGATACATCTGGTAGGTTTAACTATGTAAACATGGGAAATCTTCATCCTATTTTGAATGAGGCTGAAACGTCAAAAGCTGATTCAAGATACAAACCTGGTTCGGCGACTGAGGCTGAAAACAGGTTCCTGGAGTCACTTATGGGGGGCAGCATGAATCCTGCAGCACTGGAAAGTTTTGCTCTCTCAGAAG CTATGCAGGGATACAGTGGAAATAATTCTAACAAACTTCCTTCTGTGGGAGCTAATAATGGGGATGATCCTTATATATTAGCCAAAAAGATGATGCTAGAGAGGCAGAGATCTCTTCCAAGTCCTTATCAATTTTGGCCAGGGAGAGATGCAGCTGCTATTGCTGCAAAGACAGATTTAGTGGCTGATGCGTCATTGGCTCGCCAGAACCTTTTGTCTTCTATTGCAGACAATGCTCTTGCACAGAATATTTCACAGAATGTGGATTTATTGTCATCCCGTCAGGGGATAGCTGAAAGACCCAGCTCCAATGTCAACAATGGAATGGGTGGTTGGTTGAATTTCCCTGTCCAAGGGGGACTGGACCCACTTCAGAATAAGTTGGACATTCATCACTCTCAGAATTTTCCTCCACAATCTGCAGTTAGCTTGCAGCAAAGGCTGCAGATGCAGAATCCATCTATGAGTAATTTATTACCCAAATCCATGGACAATCCATCCAACCTATTAACACCGGAGAACCTACTCGTGTCTGGTCTGTCCCAAGACCCGCAACTGCTAAGTTTGTTGCAACAGCAGTATATGCTGCAGCTGCAATCTCAGGTGCCAGTTCCACCACAACAATCCATTTTGGATAAGCTACTGCTTTTAAAGCAGCAACAGAAGCAGGAAGAGCAGCAACAATTATTGCATCAGCAACAATTGATTTCTCAGTTGCTCTCTGAGCAGAATTCTAATCAGCGATTGGGTGATCCATCATTCCAGCATTTGCAGGCTGAAGCTTTGGCTGCAGGGATTAATAGTGTTGATCATGCCCCATTTCGACAACACGAGTTATTTAAAATGGGTCTTCAGCTTCAAACCTCAAATCCACAACATGAAAATGTTGTCTTACCTGTTACTCCTCCCAGTATTTCACAAGATTTTAGCCCAAATGTTGTTCCAGAAACATCTACGCATGCCCCACATTCAACTTTTTCCAATAACGTGGAGCAAAGGAATTGGAATGCCATCCTGCCTCATCAAATTGTTGATAAGCAGCAAGACATATCTTCTATACAAACTGGTGGAATGGAAGAAATAGGCGTGTCAGAGGTGACCAACAACAAGCCATTGGAACGTACGTCGTATGATGATGAAACTGTCAGATCTACAACTTCTGATGTTGCTTTGATTCCTACAGCTGTAGTATGTTTATCGGAAACACTTAAACAGGAATTTCCTGCTGCTAATAATCACGAAGATGTAAATGCATCAAATGAGAGTTCAGCTAGAACTCTTGCATATGCACAAGATTTAGGTGAAAAAGTCACTAGTGAGTCCTTACCTGTTAAGGAAATGAAAATTCCTGAGGCCGAGGAAGCAAAGAAGCCGGTAGAGAAGAAATCCAAAAAGCAAAAGGCTTTGAAGGTTTCTACTGAGTTGGTAAAGGGTGTGTCTAAGCCACAACAGCCTAAACCAGAAAGTGGAAGATCAAACATGCTTCAGGAAAAACCTGAGACAATGTCTGTCCATCTAGATGCACTTGAGGCACCTGTTCCCATTAAGGAGAGTAAGACTGCTGATGATGTGGATTTACCTGGAAATCAATCACTGTCTTCCTGGAATGCTACAGGTGATGGGGTAGTTGTTGAGAGCAAGGGTCAGACAGAACAACCTGTTTCTGCTTCTGATCACACTCATACTGGACAACGTGCATGGAAGCCTGCACCTGGTTTCAAGCCAAAATCATTGCTTGAAATACAACAGGAAGAGCAGAGGAGGAGAGCACAAGAAGAAGTGGCTGTTTCGGATATCTCAACATCTCTAACCTCTGTCGCCATTTCTCCACCCTGGGCTGGGGTAGTTTTGAGTTCTGATAATAAGGCACCTAACATAACTCACCAGGATACCAGTGCCGAGTTCAAATCCGAGAATTCCTCAATccagaagaacaagaagaaccAGGCTGAAGATCTATTTTGGGATGTTGCTGCCAAGTCCGTCGAGAGAGAAATGGAAGTTTCTGAAAGTGCTACCTGGGGAGTGTCTTCGAAAACAGCGAGCTCACAAAATAAGgctgttgatgatgatgacttTATCGAGGCTAAAGATACTAAAAAGAGTCGTAAAAAGGCTTCTAAAGGTAAGAACGCTGCAGCTAAGGTTGCTCCTGCAACTTCGGTTGACGTGGCTGTTGGATCAAGTTCAAATGACAAGGGAAAAATTACTCGGCAGATGCAGCAAGAGAAGGAAGCTTTTACAGCAGTGCCATCAGGCCCCTCCTTTGGTGATTTTGTTATGTGGAAGGAGGAGTCTGCGAGCCCATCTCCTGGCCCTGCTTGGTCCACTGATTCCGGCAAGTCTCATAAGCCAACTTCACTCAGGGATATCCTAAAGGAACAACAAAGGTCCTTGCCATCTGTACCTGCAATTCCGGTGCCAGTTCCTCAGAAATCTGCAACTAACCAAACTGCCCGTGGAAGTGTTTCCTCATGGTCGGTCCCTGGATCACCACCTTCAAAGGCTCCATCCCCTAGACAAGTTTCTTCGCAGACAAAAAATAAAGTGGAGGATGATCTCTTCTGGGGGCCACTGGATCAAGTGAAACCAGAGGCAAAGCA GTCAGGTTATCCTCAACTTGGAACACAGGGCAGTTGGGGAAGCAAAACCCCACCTGTGAAAGGAAATGCCGGTGGTCCATTGAACCGAGAGAAATCCATCGGCGGAAGGCCTGCTGAGTATTCACTTTCTTCAACAGCTTCCTTCACTCGGTCCTCAAtgaaagggaagaagaatgccTCCAACAAAAATTCAG AGGCCATGGACTTCAAGGAATGGTGCGAGAGTGAGTGCGCCAGACTTGTAGGTTCCAAAG ATACCAGTTTCCTGGAGTTCTGTTTTAAGCAATCAAGAGAGGAAGCCAAAACGCTTCTGATAGAAAATCTTGGTTCATTTGATCCCGACCACGAGTTCATCGACAAATTTCTAAATTACAAAGACTTTTTGCCTGCGGATGTTCTTGAAGTTGCCTTCAAAAGCCAGAACAATGACAAGGCTTATAGCTCGACAATGAGAGATGTGAATACGAACTTTGTTGATGGATTGGGCTCAGCGAAAGGTGGCGTGGCAGCGAGTGATGGGGATGTGAAAGGAGGTggaaagaagaaggggaagaaagGGAAGAAAGTGAGTCCATCTGTTTTAGGATTTAATGTGGTTAGCAACAGGATCATGATGGGTGAGATTCAGTCAATTGAGGATTAA
- the LOC121755274 gene encoding protein ESSENTIAL FOR POTEXVIRUS ACCUMULATION 1-like isoform X2 — MKLRMSIKRVFRHLSLPPRSSMADKTQFDSRPNLITKDLHGADNSIPLSPQWLFPKPGENKAGVVTGENHLSPLQGQANSRDNSKLPGAVEGLNDDQNKKDVFRPSIRDTESGRRERWRDEERDTNSSVRKDQWREGERELPGNRRVERWADSPGKQYGEVRRTPVERWADPANKEGHDQRRESKWNTRWGPDDKEVDAVREKWGGSSKESDIILDKGSSQPRAHAKEERDGDHFRPWRPNTSYSRGRADPHHQASPPNKQVPVFSHGRGRGENHAPTFSIGRGKINSMGSSVSHLAGNHGPVLEKDDSVNCEPHALKYSREKLIDIYRSVDLRSCAKFLEGLIHVPSLTQEEYVEPMAFCSPTPEELVILKGIEKEEIVSSGAPQISKDGSAGRATTDFMHSRRNRIGSRDDLAASHDDSEGLSDERQVYSLSNAKVEAMQDYQTSDHKLNAEALKENRSILGFRESSALGHDGSWRSSSFNSALENSSMDTHNTRKGPQFQMGDHPMTRRQTSAVLDREIEARKLSQIPPEDLVLIYKDPQGEIQGPFSGSDIITWFEAGYFGIELLVRLASAPADSPFASLGDVMPHLRAKARPPPGFNSPKPNEIQDTSGRFNYVNMGNLHPILNEAETSKADSRYKPGSATEAENRFLESLMGGSMNPAALESFALSEAMQGYSGNNSNKLPSVGANNGDDPYILAKKMMLERQRSLPSPYQFWPGRDAAAIAAKTDLVADASLARQNLLSSIADNALAQNISQNVDLLSSRQGIAERPSSNVNNGMGGWLNFPVQGGLDPLQNKLDIHHSQNFPPQSAVSLQQRLQMQNPSMSNLLPKSMDNPSNLLTPENLLVSGLSQDPQLLSLLQQQYMLQLQSQVPVPPQQSILDKLLLLKQQQKQEEQQQLLHQQQLISQLLSEQNSNQRLGDPSFQHLQAEALAAGINSVDHAPFRQHELFKMGLQLQTSNPQHENVVLPVTPPSISQDFSPNVVPETSTHAPHSTFSNNVEQRNWNAILPHQIVDKQQDISSIQTGGMEEIGVSEVTNNKPLERTSYDDETVRSTTSDVALIPTAVVCLSETLKQEFPAANNHEDVNASNESSARTLAYAQDLGEKVTSESLPVKEMKIPEAEEAKKPVEKKSKKQKALKVSTELVKGVSKPQQPKPESGRSNMLQEKPETMSVHLDALEAPVPIKESKTADDVDLPGNQSLSSWNATGDGVVVESKGQTEQPVSASDHTHTGQRAWKPAPGFKPKSLLEIQQEEQRRRAQEEVAVSDISTSLTSVAISPPWAGVVLSSDNKAPNITHQDTSAEFKSENSSIQKNKKNQAEDLFWDVAAKSVEREMEVSESATWGVSSKTASSQNKAVDDDDFIEAKDTKKSRKKASKGKNAAAKVAPATSVDVAVGSSSNDKGKITRQMQQEKEAFTAVPSGPSFGDFVMWKEESASPSPGPAWSTDSGKSHKPTSLRDILKEQQRSLPSVPAIPVPVPQKSATNQTARGSVSSWSVPGSPPSKAPSPRQVSSQTKNKVEDDLFWGPLDQVKPEAKQSGYPQLGTQGSWGSKTPPVKGNAGGPLNREKSIGGRPAEYSLSSTASFTRSSMKGKKNASNKNSEAMDFKEWCESECARLVGSKDTSFLEFCFKQSREEAKTLLIENLGSFDPDHEFIDKFLNYKDFLPADVLEVAFKSQNNDKAYSSTMRDVNTNFVDGLGSAKGGVAASDGDVKGGGKKKGKKGKKVSPSVLGFNVVSNRIMMGEIQSIED; from the exons ATGAAATTGAGAATG TCAATCAAAAGGGTTTTTCGGCATCTCTCTCTCCCACCTCGATCATCAATGGCTGACAAGACTCAGTTTGATTCTCGTCCTAATCTGATCACCAAAG ATCTTCATGGAGCTGACAATTCCATTCCCCTATCGCCACAATGGCTTTTTCCAAAACCAGGGGAGAACAAAGCTGGAGTGGTTACCGGG GAAAACCATCTTAGTCCACTTCAAGGACAGGCCAATTCTCGAGATAATTCAAAACTACCTGGAGCAGTTGAAGGCTTGAATGATGACCAGAACAAGAAAGATGTTTTCCGTCCATCCATAAGAGATACGGAATCTGGTAGGCGTGAACGTTGGCGTGATGAAGAAAGGGATACCAATTCCTCTGTCCGCAAAGATCAATGGAGAGAAGGGGAAAGAGAGCTTCCTGGTAACCGACGAGTGGAACGGTGGGCTGATTCTCCTGGAAAACAATATGGTGAAGTACGCCGTACCCCAGTAGAGCGATGGGCTGATCCAGCAAATAAAGAGGGTCACGATCAACGCCGAGAGAGCAAATGGAATACTCGTTGGGGGCCTGATGACAAAGAGGTTGACGCAGTGCGTGAAAAGTGGGGGGGTTCTAGTAAAGAGAGTGATATAATTCTTGACAAAGGGTCTTCTCAACCTCGTGCTCATGCAAAGGAAGAGAGGGATGGGGATCATTTTCGACCATGGAGACCAAACACATCCTACAGCCGAGGTAGAGCAGATCCTCACCACCAAGCTTCACCCCCAAACAAACAAGTTCCTGTCTTTTCACATGGAAGGGGACGTGGAGAAAATCATGCACCAACCTTTTCTATTGGCAGAGGAAAGATTAACTCTATGGGGAGCTCTGTCTCTCACTTAGCCGGTAATCATGGACCTGTCTTAGAAAAGGATGATAGTGTTAACTGTGAGCCCCATGCTCTAAAATATAGCAGGGAGAAGTTGATTGATATCTACAGGTCAGTTGATTTGAGATCCTGCGCAAAGTTTTTGGAGGGTCTTATTCATGTACCTTCTCTAACTCAAGAAGAATATGTGGAACCCATGGCCTTTTGTTCCCCAACACCTGAAGAATTG GTTATCCTCAAGGGGATTGAGAAAGAAGAAATTGTTAGCAGTGGTGCACCTCAAATCAGTAAAGATGGATCTGCCGGCCGAGCAACTACTGACTTTATGCATTCTAGAAGAAACAGGATCG GTAGTAGAGATGATCTTGCAGCTTCTCATGATGATTCAGAAGGTTTGTCTGATGAAAGGCAGGTATATTCCCTGTCTAATGCGAAAGTGGAGGCCATGCAGGACTATCAGACTTCTGATCACAAACTGAATGCTGAAG CTTTGAAAGAAAATAGGAGCATTCTTGGCTTCAGAGAGTCTAGTGCCCTGGGACATGATGGTTCATGGAGATCTTCATCTTTTAACAGTGCTTTGGAGAACAGTTCAATGGATACCCATAACACTAGAAAGGGACCTCAGTTCCAGATGGGTGATCATCCTATGACGAGAAGACAAACATCAGCAGTGTTGGACAGGGAGATTGAGGCACGCAAACTTTCCCAGATTCCACCTGAAGACTTAGTACTCATCTATAAAGATCCGCAGGGCGAGATTCAAGGTCCATTTTCTGGAAGTGATATCATTACATGGTTTGAGGCTGGGTATTTTGGCATAGAATTGCTAGTTCGCTTAGCCAGTGCACCGGCTGATAGTCCATTCGCTTCACTTGGAGATGTGATGCCACACTTGCGTGCTAAAGCACGTCCACCTCCTGGATTCAATTCTCCTAAGCCCAATGAAATACAAGATACATCTGGTAGGTTTAACTATGTAAACATGGGAAATCTTCATCCTATTTTGAATGAGGCTGAAACGTCAAAAGCTGATTCAAGATACAAACCTGGTTCGGCGACTGAGGCTGAAAACAGGTTCCTGGAGTCACTTATGGGGGGCAGCATGAATCCTGCAGCACTGGAAAGTTTTGCTCTCTCAGAAG CTATGCAGGGATACAGTGGAAATAATTCTAACAAACTTCCTTCTGTGGGAGCTAATAATGGGGATGATCCTTATATATTAGCCAAAAAGATGATGCTAGAGAGGCAGAGATCTCTTCCAAGTCCTTATCAATTTTGGCCAGGGAGAGATGCAGCTGCTATTGCTGCAAAGACAGATTTAGTGGCTGATGCGTCATTGGCTCGCCAGAACCTTTTGTCTTCTATTGCAGACAATGCTCTTGCACAGAATATTTCACAGAATGTGGATTTATTGTCATCCCGTCAGGGGATAGCTGAAAGACCCAGCTCCAATGTCAACAATGGAATGGGTGGTTGGTTGAATTTCCCTGTCCAAGGGGGACTGGACCCACTTCAGAATAAGTTGGACATTCATCACTCTCAGAATTTTCCTCCACAATCTGCAGTTAGCTTGCAGCAAAGGCTGCAGATGCAGAATCCATCTATGAGTAATTTATTACCCAAATCCATGGACAATCCATCCAACCTATTAACACCGGAGAACCTACTCGTGTCTGGTCTGTCCCAAGACCCGCAACTGCTAAGTTTGTTGCAACAGCAGTATATGCTGCAGCTGCAATCTCAGGTGCCAGTTCCACCACAACAATCCATTTTGGATAAGCTACTGCTTTTAAAGCAGCAACAGAAGCAGGAAGAGCAGCAACAATTATTGCATCAGCAACAATTGATTTCTCAGTTGCTCTCTGAGCAGAATTCTAATCAGCGATTGGGTGATCCATCATTCCAGCATTTGCAGGCTGAAGCTTTGGCTGCAGGGATTAATAGTGTTGATCATGCCCCATTTCGACAACACGAGTTATTTAAAATGGGTCTTCAGCTTCAAACCTCAAATCCACAACATGAAAATGTTGTCTTACCTGTTACTCCTCCCAGTATTTCACAAGATTTTAGCCCAAATGTTGTTCCAGAAACATCTACGCATGCCCCACATTCAACTTTTTCCAATAACGTGGAGCAAAGGAATTGGAATGCCATCCTGCCTCATCAAATTGTTGATAAGCAGCAAGACATATCTTCTATACAAACTGGTGGAATGGAAGAAATAGGCGTGTCAGAGGTGACCAACAACAAGCCATTGGAACGTACGTCGTATGATGATGAAACTGTCAGATCTACAACTTCTGATGTTGCTTTGATTCCTACAGCTGTAGTATGTTTATCGGAAACACTTAAACAGGAATTTCCTGCTGCTAATAATCACGAAGATGTAAATGCATCAAATGAGAGTTCAGCTAGAACTCTTGCATATGCACAAGATTTAGGTGAAAAAGTCACTAGTGAGTCCTTACCTGTTAAGGAAATGAAAATTCCTGAGGCCGAGGAAGCAAAGAAGCCGGTAGAGAAGAAATCCAAAAAGCAAAAGGCTTTGAAGGTTTCTACTGAGTTGGTAAAGGGTGTGTCTAAGCCACAACAGCCTAAACCAGAAAGTGGAAGATCAAACATGCTTCAGGAAAAACCTGAGACAATGTCTGTCCATCTAGATGCACTTGAGGCACCTGTTCCCATTAAGGAGAGTAAGACTGCTGATGATGTGGATTTACCTGGAAATCAATCACTGTCTTCCTGGAATGCTACAGGTGATGGGGTAGTTGTTGAGAGCAAGGGTCAGACAGAACAACCTGTTTCTGCTTCTGATCACACTCATACTGGACAACGTGCATGGAAGCCTGCACCTGGTTTCAAGCCAAAATCATTGCTTGAAATACAACAGGAAGAGCAGAGGAGGAGAGCACAAGAAGAAGTGGCTGTTTCGGATATCTCAACATCTCTAACCTCTGTCGCCATTTCTCCACCCTGGGCTGGGGTAGTTTTGAGTTCTGATAATAAGGCACCTAACATAACTCACCAGGATACCAGTGCCGAGTTCAAATCCGAGAATTCCTCAATccagaagaacaagaagaaccAGGCTGAAGATCTATTTTGGGATGTTGCTGCCAAGTCCGTCGAGAGAGAAATGGAAGTTTCTGAAAGTGCTACCTGGGGAGTGTCTTCGAAAACAGCGAGCTCACAAAATAAGgctgttgatgatgatgacttTATCGAGGCTAAAGATACTAAAAAGAGTCGTAAAAAGGCTTCTAAAGGTAAGAACGCTGCAGCTAAGGTTGCTCCTGCAACTTCGGTTGACGTGGCTGTTGGATCAAGTTCAAATGACAAGGGAAAAATTACTCGGCAGATGCAGCAAGAGAAGGAAGCTTTTACAGCAGTGCCATCAGGCCCCTCCTTTGGTGATTTTGTTATGTGGAAGGAGGAGTCTGCGAGCCCATCTCCTGGCCCTGCTTGGTCCACTGATTCCGGCAAGTCTCATAAGCCAACTTCACTCAGGGATATCCTAAAGGAACAACAAAGGTCCTTGCCATCTGTACCTGCAATTCCGGTGCCAGTTCCTCAGAAATCTGCAACTAACCAAACTGCCCGTGGAAGTGTTTCCTCATGGTCGGTCCCTGGATCACCACCTTCAAAGGCTCCATCCCCTAGACAAGTTTCTTCGCAGACAAAAAATAAAGTGGAGGATGATCTCTTCTGGGGGCCACTGGATCAAGTGAAACCAGAGGCAAAGCA GTCAGGTTATCCTCAACTTGGAACACAGGGCAGTTGGGGAAGCAAAACCCCACCTGTGAAAGGAAATGCCGGTGGTCCATTGAACCGAGAGAAATCCATCGGCGGAAGGCCTGCTGAGTATTCACTTTCTTCAACAGCTTCCTTCACTCGGTCCTCAAtgaaagggaagaagaatgccTCCAACAAAAATTCAG AGGCCATGGACTTCAAGGAATGGTGCGAGAGTGAGTGCGCCAGACTTGTAGGTTCCAAAG ATACCAGTTTCCTGGAGTTCTGTTTTAAGCAATCAAGAGAGGAAGCCAAAACGCTTCTGATAGAAAATCTTGGTTCATTTGATCCCGACCACGAGTTCATCGACAAATTTCTAAATTACAAAGACTTTTTGCCTGCGGATGTTCTTGAAGTTGCCTTCAAAAGCCAGAACAATGACAAGGCTTATAGCTCGACAATGAGAGATGTGAATACGAACTTTGTTGATGGATTGGGCTCAGCGAAAGGTGGCGTGGCAGCGAGTGATGGGGATGTGAAAGGAGGTggaaagaagaaggggaagaaagGGAAGAAAGTGAGTCCATCTGTTTTAGGATTTAATGTGGTTAGCAACAGGATCATGATGGGTGAGATTCAGTCAATTGAGGATTAA